The following proteins are encoded in a genomic region of Actinomadura sp. NAK00032:
- a CDS encoding ABC transporter permease: protein MTVLTQSPARPGGAGGSAGGGRRLVELVLRAREMSILGALVVLVVATTIANPRFLSGQGVKDIFLNASILVLLAVGQTLVVVTRNIDLSVGSLVGLVAFSAGKFAAGGDRHVVLVLVFGVAIGLVCGLVNGLLVSFLRVPSLVVTLGTLYVIQGLDYRIAHGEQIGAADLPSSVLSLGNDGILGVPYLPIITVAVMLAVGYYLRSYSSGREFYAIGSSPEAARLAGVPIRRRILTAYLVSGALAGLAGVLWLARFGTVVADAANGWELKVVAAVVVGGVAITGGVGTVWGAALGGLLLTTIGSVLVVLKVNSFWQDAITGVLLLLAISVDRLLALRVTRTLKQRSLESSAHRDVAAPADAAPVEKEGRS, encoded by the coding sequence ATGACCGTACTCACGCAGAGCCCGGCGCGGCCGGGCGGGGCGGGCGGGTCCGCCGGCGGCGGCCGGCGGCTGGTCGAGCTGGTGCTGCGCGCCCGCGAGATGAGCATCCTCGGCGCCCTCGTCGTGCTCGTCGTCGCCACGACGATCGCGAACCCGCGGTTCCTGTCCGGGCAGGGCGTCAAGGACATCTTCCTCAACGCCTCCATCCTGGTGCTGCTCGCCGTCGGGCAGACGCTCGTCGTCGTCACCCGCAACATCGACCTGTCGGTCGGCTCCCTGGTGGGGCTCGTCGCGTTCAGCGCCGGCAAGTTCGCCGCCGGCGGCGACCGGCACGTCGTGCTCGTCCTGGTGTTCGGCGTCGCGATCGGGCTCGTCTGCGGGCTGGTCAACGGCCTGCTCGTCAGCTTCCTGCGGGTCCCCTCCCTCGTCGTCACCCTCGGCACCCTGTACGTGATCCAGGGCCTGGACTACCGCATCGCCCACGGCGAGCAGATCGGCGCCGCCGACCTGCCCTCCTCGGTGCTGAGCCTCGGCAACGACGGGATCCTCGGCGTCCCCTACCTGCCGATCATCACCGTCGCGGTGATGCTGGCGGTCGGGTACTACCTGCGGTCCTACTCCTCGGGCCGGGAGTTCTACGCGATCGGGTCCAGCCCGGAGGCCGCGCGCCTGGCCGGCGTGCCGATCCGCCGCCGGATCCTCACCGCCTACCTGGTCAGCGGCGCGCTCGCCGGCCTCGCCGGGGTGCTGTGGCTCGCCCGGTTCGGCACCGTCGTCGCGGACGCCGCGAACGGCTGGGAGCTGAAGGTCGTCGCCGCGGTCGTCGTCGGCGGCGTCGCCATCACCGGCGGCGTCGGCACCGTGTGGGGCGCGGCGCTCGGCGGGCTGCTGCTCACCACCATCGGCAGCGTGCTGGTGGTGCTCAAGGTCAACTCGTTCTGGCAGGACGCGATCACCGGCGTCCTGCTGCTGCTGGCCATCAGCGTCGACCGGCTGCTGGCGCTGCGCGTCACCCGGACGCTGAAACAGCGGTCGCTGGAATCGTCCGCGCACCGCGACGTCGCCGCCCCCGCGGACGCCGCCCCGGTGGAGAAGGAGGGACGGTCATGA